The following proteins are encoded in a genomic region of Porphyrobacter sp. CACIAM 03H1:
- a CDS encoding vitamin K epoxide reductase family protein — protein sequence MADKGQATKPLILITGASGNLGQSLARALADDFRVVGLDQTGKREGGQVVVPIDVTSRRSVEEALGLVRREHGGDIAAVIHLVAFFDFSGEPDPRYEAVNVEGTRNLLCALEGFAVERFIYASTMLVHAPAEPGERIDEDTPFDPQWEYPRSKKRVEDLIRSEARMPFAILRLAGVYDEHSAVPTLAHQIARIYERDFQSHFYAGPRDVGQAMLHREDMIDAVRRTVRRRASLPTDAQILIGEPDAPGYQALQDRIGELIHGAERWATIRLPPPLARLGAAAQDAAEPLIPDAIDQGEAPFIQPFMIGMADDHYALDITRARHWLDWQPERRIETGLAAMIASLKRDPAGWYKRNGITPPVWLGEMTQAGAADPDALRREVEAERIRQHRATRWTHFVNIGLALWLMTQPPLIGIDNRLYAAGEVVLGAALLVTAMASLSWRLGAARWASAGIGLLVMALPVLFVTPNAAAYLSDTLVGGLIFGMAVCAPPEIGPSIVARRRSPEMPPGWTFNPSAWTQRLPVIALAVVGLLFSRYLAAYQMDHIDSVWEPFFAGSPADARNGTEEIITSSVSEAWPVPDAAVGALVYMIEILTGIVGGRARWRTMPWLVLAFGLLIVPLGIVSIGFIIIQPIVIGTWSTLALIGAAAMLVQIPYSVDELAASISFLSRRMKAGKSLLRVLLFGDADEDQGDRLTPVEHEFDRSPGAVIKDMWTGGVNLPWNLLVAGAIGLSFLFTRLTMDASGAMADADHLLGALVLAVLAVAAAEVCRAARFVLVPLGLALAAAPFLFDGDGLHIGVSIFGGLAIAMLALPRGQIRERYGTLDRIIR from the coding sequence TTGGCTGACAAGGGACAGGCTACCAAGCCGCTCATCCTGATCACCGGAGCGAGCGGGAATCTTGGTCAGTCGCTTGCCCGTGCACTGGCTGATGATTTCAGGGTTGTCGGACTTGACCAGACCGGGAAGCGGGAGGGCGGGCAGGTCGTCGTCCCGATCGACGTGACCTCCCGGCGATCGGTCGAGGAGGCCCTCGGCCTGGTCAGGCGCGAGCATGGGGGTGACATCGCCGCCGTCATCCACCTCGTCGCCTTCTTCGATTTTTCGGGCGAGCCCGACCCGCGTTACGAAGCGGTCAATGTCGAAGGCACGCGCAACCTGCTCTGCGCGCTGGAGGGCTTCGCGGTCGAACGGTTCATCTATGCCAGCACGATGCTGGTCCACGCGCCCGCCGAGCCGGGCGAGCGGATCGACGAGGACACGCCCTTCGATCCGCAATGGGAATATCCGCGGTCGAAGAAAAGGGTCGAGGATCTGATCCGTAGCGAGGCGCGGATGCCTTTCGCGATTCTGCGCCTTGCCGGGGTCTATGACGAGCACAGCGCGGTGCCGACCCTCGCGCACCAGATCGCCCGGATCTACGAGCGCGACTTCCAGTCGCACTTCTACGCCGGGCCGCGCGATGTCGGGCAGGCGATGCTGCACCGCGAGGACATGATCGACGCCGTGCGCCGCACCGTCCGGCGCCGCGCGAGCTTGCCGACCGATGCGCAAATCCTGATCGGCGAGCCGGACGCTCCCGGCTATCAGGCCTTGCAGGACCGGATCGGCGAATTGATCCACGGGGCCGAGCGCTGGGCGACGATCCGCCTGCCCCCCCCGCTCGCCAGGCTGGGCGCCGCCGCACAGGATGCCGCCGAGCCGCTGATCCCCGACGCCATCGATCAGGGCGAAGCGCCGTTCATCCAGCCCTTCATGATCGGGATGGCGGACGATCACTACGCGCTCGACATCACCCGCGCGCGGCATTGGCTGGACTGGCAACCGGAACGCAGGATCGAAACCGGACTCGCCGCCATGATCGCCAGTCTGAAGCGCGATCCGGCGGGGTGGTACAAGCGCAACGGGATCACGCCGCCGGTCTGGCTGGGCGAGATGACTCAGGCCGGCGCGGCTGATCCTGACGCGCTGCGTCGCGAAGTCGAGGCTGAGCGCATCCGCCAGCACCGGGCGACGCGTTGGACCCACTTCGTCAATATCGGTCTCGCCTTGTGGCTGATGACACAGCCGCCGCTGATCGGGATCGACAACCGGCTTTATGCTGCGGGCGAGGTGGTTCTTGGCGCGGCGCTGCTGGTCACGGCGATGGCGTCGCTCAGCTGGCGGCTGGGCGCGGCGCGTTGGGCTTCGGCGGGGATCGGGCTGCTGGTGATGGCGCTGCCGGTGCTGTTCGTGACCCCCAACGCTGCGGCCTACCTGTCCGACACGCTGGTGGGTGGGCTGATCTTCGGCATGGCGGTGTGTGCGCCGCCCGAGATCGGGCCCTCGATCGTCGCGCGCCGCCGCTCGCCCGAAATGCCGCCGGGGTGGACCTTCAACCCCTCGGCCTGGACGCAGCGCCTGCCGGTGATTGCACTGGCGGTCGTCGGTTTGCTCTTCTCGCGCTATCTCGCCGCCTACCAGATGGACCACATCGACAGTGTGTGGGAGCCGTTCTTTGCCGGCAGCCCCGCCGATGCGCGCAACGGGACCGAGGAGATCATCACCTCCAGCGTCTCGGAAGCCTGGCCCGTGCCCGATGCGGCTGTGGGTGCCTTGGTCTACATGATCGAGATTCTAACCGGCATCGTCGGCGGCCGGGCGCGGTGGCGGACGATGCCGTGGCTGGTGCTGGCGTTCGGGCTGCTCATCGTGCCACTTGGCATCGTCTCGATCGGTTTCATCATCATCCAGCCGATCGTGATCGGCACCTGGAGCACGCTGGCGCTGATCGGTGCGGCGGCGATGCTAGTGCAGATCCCCTATTCTGTCGACGAACTGGCGGCGAGCATCAGCTTTCTGAGCCGCCGGATGAAGGCGGGGAAGAGCCTCCTGCGCGTTCTGCTTTTCGGAGATGCCGACGAGGACCAGGGCGATAGGCTGACCCCGGTCGAACATGAATTCGATCGCAGTCCGGGCGCAGTAATCAAGGACATGTGGACCGGCGGGGTGAACCTGCCGTGGAACCTGCTGGTGGCAGGCGCCATCGGCCTGTCCTTCCTGTTCACCCGTCTCACCATGGATGCGAGCGGGGCGATGGCGGATGCCGATCACCTGCTCGGAGCGCTGGTGCTGGCGGTGCTGGCGGTGGCCGCGGCGGAAGTCTGCCGCGCGGCGAGGTTCGTGCTGGTGCCGCTGGGGCTGGCGCTGGCCGCCGCTCCGTTCCTCTTCGATGGCGACGGGCTGCACATCGGGGTGAGTATTTTCGGCGGGCTGGCGATTGCGATGCTGGCCTTGCCCCGCGGACAGATCAGGGAACGCTACGGCACGCTCGACCGGATTATCCGTTAG
- a CDS encoding exopolysaccharide biosynthesis protein, with protein MNADISRFDPDTVHSVCDILNILRRTADRHDRVSIGDVLDAIGDRSYGPALLIPALIEITPIGGIPGLPTFLALIIAVAAVQLLLDKDHLWLPQFIQQRAVAADKLHKAADKLNPFAVRLDRWFHGRLTRFVRQPLPRIAAAIVVALCLTVPPLEFVPFASTGPMLAIAAFGLAMLVRDGLLMIAALAISLAAIVFAGASLLG; from the coding sequence GTGAACGCTGACATATCCCGCTTTGACCCGGACACGGTCCATTCGGTCTGCGACATCCTGAACATCTTGCGCCGAACGGCAGACCGGCACGACAGGGTCAGCATCGGCGATGTGCTCGATGCGATCGGCGACCGTTCCTATGGCCCGGCGCTGCTGATCCCGGCGCTGATCGAGATTACCCCCATCGGTGGCATTCCCGGACTGCCAACCTTTCTGGCGCTGATCATTGCAGTGGCCGCAGTGCAATTGCTGCTCGACAAGGACCACCTCTGGCTGCCGCAGTTCATCCAGCAACGCGCCGTTGCGGCCGACAAGCTGCACAAGGCGGCGGACAAGCTCAACCCCTTCGCAGTGCGGCTGGACCGTTGGTTTCACGGCAGGTTGACGCGGTTCGTCCGGCAGCCATTGCCGCGCATCGCGGCGGCGATTGTCGTGGCGCTGTGCCTCACCGTTCCACCACTTGAATTCGTGCCCTTCGCCAGCACCGGGCCGATGTTGGCGATCGCGGCGTTCGGGCTGGCCATGTTGGTGCGCGATGGCCTGCTGATGATCGCCGCCCTCGCCATCAGTCTTGCCGCGATCGTTTTCGCAGGGGCATCGCTGCTCGGATGA
- a CDS encoding PQQ-dependent sugar dehydrogenase: MIARLSGKALAASPLVLAGLACSAQAQPADEVDSVATEDAVVSVRKVAEDLNSPWALAVLPDGRMLVTEKPGNLVIVAADGTVSAPLAGTPEVFAEDQGGLMDVALHPQFADNRMVYLTFAEPGEGGVAGTALGRGRLAEGGIEGFEVIWRQPKVSGAKHFGNRIVFAQDGALFLALGERFQFAPAQDPSNTLGTVVRLNDDGSIPEDNPFVGQEGRDPAIWTWGHRNIEAAAIDPANGALWVAEMGPLGGDELNRVERGANYGWPVVSKGINYDGTDIPDPEQYPQFKGAEHYWSPVRSPSGMIVYTGDLFPDWRGDILFGALSAGGIERVDIEGGEVAGTEFIPLNTRIREIEQGPDGAIWVLTNTKEPGPGALWRLEPLSVKPESADGTRSGSGTAQPGQ, translated from the coding sequence ATGATCGCACGACTTTCCGGCAAGGCCCTCGCTGCCAGCCCACTTGTCCTCGCCGGCCTTGCTTGTTCTGCTCAGGCCCAGCCAGCCGATGAGGTGGATTCGGTGGCGACCGAAGATGCCGTCGTCTCGGTGCGCAAGGTGGCCGAGGACCTGAATTCGCCATGGGCGCTTGCAGTCCTGCCCGATGGCCGGATGCTGGTGACCGAAAAGCCCGGCAATCTGGTGATCGTCGCGGCCGATGGCACCGTATCCGCGCCGCTTGCGGGCACCCCCGAGGTATTCGCCGAGGATCAGGGCGGGCTGATGGACGTGGCGTTGCACCCGCAGTTCGCCGACAACCGGATGGTATATCTCACCTTTGCTGAGCCGGGCGAGGGCGGAGTTGCCGGAACGGCGCTGGGCCGAGGGCGGCTGGCGGAGGGCGGTATCGAAGGCTTCGAGGTGATCTGGCGGCAGCCCAAGGTCTCTGGCGCAAAGCATTTCGGCAACCGCATCGTGTTCGCGCAGGATGGCGCGCTGTTTCTGGCGCTGGGGGAACGCTTCCAGTTTGCGCCCGCGCAGGATCCGTCCAACACGCTTGGCACTGTCGTGCGGCTGAACGACGACGGCTCTATCCCCGAGGACAATCCTTTCGTGGGGCAGGAAGGACGTGATCCGGCGATCTGGACATGGGGCCATCGCAATATCGAAGCCGCCGCCATCGACCCTGCAAACGGCGCGCTGTGGGTGGCGGAGATGGGGCCGCTCGGCGGGGATGAGCTCAACCGGGTGGAACGCGGCGCCAACTACGGCTGGCCGGTGGTCAGCAAGGGCATCAATTACGACGGTACCGATATCCCCGATCCCGAGCAGTATCCGCAGTTCAAGGGCGCCGAGCATTATTGGAGCCCGGTGCGATCACCATCGGGGATGATCGTCTACACCGGCGACCTGTTCCCCGATTGGCGCGGCGACATCCTGTTCGGCGCGCTATCGGCGGGCGGGATCGAGCGGGTGGATATCGAAGGCGGCGAAGTAGCCGGGACCGAGTTCATCCCGTTGAACACCCGCATCCGCGAAATCGAACAAGGGCCGGACGGGGCGATCTGGGTGCTCACCAACACCAAGGAGCCCGGCCCCGGCGCATTGTGGCGGCTGGAACCCTTGAGCGTGAAACCCGAAAGCGCTGACGGCACCCGTAGCGGCTCCGGCACGGCTCAGCCCGGACAGTAG
- the coxB gene encoding cytochrome c oxidase subunit II: MFPPLVALAACSGELSALHPAGPAAAQVETLWQIMLWSAAIILGGVVGTAIYAVATSGRTRNFSTRRVLVGWGLVFPGVVLTALMGFAFLRGERLLARSEDDESALIHVHAEQWRWRFAYPGGAQSTGVLHVPAGREFTVAVTSGDVIHSFWVPRLGGKMDAVPGKTNRLRLRADRPGVYYGQCSEYCGPGHAHMQFQVRAHAPADYPAALAVIADDPATGPLPVLDQRPAPASGVIADWANTVREAVGLE; encoded by the coding sequence ATGTTCCCCCCGCTTGTCGCCCTTGCCGCCTGTTCGGGCGAGCTGTCGGCGCTCCACCCCGCAGGCCCTGCAGCCGCGCAGGTCGAAACCCTGTGGCAGATCATGCTGTGGAGCGCGGCGATTATCCTCGGCGGCGTGGTGGGCACCGCGATCTACGCGGTCGCCACAAGTGGCCGGACGCGCAACTTCTCCACCCGCCGGGTGCTGGTGGGCTGGGGGCTGGTGTTCCCGGGCGTTGTTCTCACCGCGCTGATGGGCTTTGCCTTCCTGCGCGGCGAGCGACTGCTGGCTCGGAGCGAGGATGACGAGAGCGCCCTCATCCATGTTCATGCCGAGCAATGGCGCTGGCGCTTCGCCTATCCGGGAGGCGCCCAGTCGACCGGCGTGCTGCACGTCCCGGCGGGCCGCGAATTCACCGTCGCGGTCACCAGCGGGGACGTTATTCATTCCTTCTGGGTGCCGCGGCTGGGCGGCAAGATGGACGCGGTGCCGGGCAAGACCAACCGCCTGCGCCTGCGCGCGGACAGGCCGGGGGTCTATTACGGACAGTGCTCGGAATACTGCGGGCCGGGCCATGCCCATATGCAGTTTCAGGTCCGCGCCCATGCGCCCGCCGACTACCCTGCCGCGCTCGCCGTTATTGCCGATGATCCTGCCACAGGACCGCTACCGGTTCTGGACCAGCGCCCCGCGCCGGCGAGCGGTGTAATCGCGGACTGGGCGAACACTGTACGCGAAGCGGTGGGCCTCGAATGA
- a CDS encoding SDR family oxidoreductase, which yields MNLKPLDQQTIVITGGSSGIGLATARMAAMRGANVVIIARSEEGLDQAAEQIRSEGGKCDTISADVGNRDDVKAAVRTVIERHGGFDTWVSNAGVGVYAKLEELSDEDHRQLFDTNYWGVVHCATEALPHLKQRGGALITTGSISSQMPAPVLSSYTASKFAVKGYIDSLRLELIHEKAPVSVTLIQPSGINTPFGEHALNEMDGRSKVPPPVYSPDIVAKAICRAAEHPTRDMIIGGAGRAMTLFATLFPNLSDQVFAAAFFKTALDKDRPKRPQDGGFDTGGGRGEVYGEQSMRQTSLYTTVRSNPLTALAGVALAAGAAGLALKRR from the coding sequence ATGAACCTGAAGCCCCTCGACCAGCAGACCATCGTCATCACCGGCGGCTCTTCAGGGATCGGCCTCGCCACCGCCCGCATGGCGGCGATGCGCGGTGCGAACGTCGTGATCATCGCCCGGAGCGAAGAGGGCCTCGATCAGGCAGCCGAGCAGATCCGCAGCGAAGGCGGCAAGTGCGATACGATCAGCGCCGATGTCGGCAACCGTGACGACGTAAAAGCTGCAGTGCGGACCGTGATCGAACGCCACGGCGGCTTCGATACCTGGGTCAGCAATGCCGGGGTTGGCGTTTACGCCAAGCTCGAGGAACTGTCCGATGAAGACCATCGCCAGCTGTTCGACACCAATTACTGGGGCGTGGTTCACTGCGCGACCGAAGCCCTGCCGCATCTGAAGCAACGCGGCGGCGCGCTGATTACCACCGGCTCGATCTCGTCGCAGATGCCCGCGCCGGTGCTGTCGTCCTACACGGCAAGCAAGTTCGCGGTGAAGGGCTACATCGATTCCCTGCGGCTCGAACTCATTCACGAGAAGGCGCCAGTCTCGGTGACCCTCATTCAGCCTTCGGGGATCAACACGCCGTTTGGCGAACATGCGCTCAATGAAATGGACGGCCGTTCGAAGGTGCCGCCACCCGTATATTCGCCCGACATCGTTGCCAAGGCAATCTGCCGCGCGGCCGAACATCCGACCCGCGACATGATCATCGGCGGAGCAGGCCGGGCGATGACGCTGTTTGCCACGTTGTTTCCCAACCTGTCCGACCAGGTCTTCGCGGCTGCCTTTTTCAAGACCGCGCTCGACAAGGATCGACCCAAGCGCCCGCAGGACGGTGGGTTCGATACAGGTGGCGGGCGCGGCGAGGTTTACGGCGAACAGTCGATGCGCCAGACGAGCCTCTATACGACCGTAAGGAGCAATCCGCTTACTGCACTTGCGGGCGTTGCGCTGGCCGCAGGCGCGGCCGGGCTGGCGCTCAAGCGGCGCTGA
- a CDS encoding DUF2231 domain-containing protein, with translation MALLDEAQNLGVSSRIALAGHPVHAMLVTFPIALIVATLGADIFWLLLADPFFARVGLWTSGWGFFMGMLAALAGTVELLAGPGIRRNPASWSHAVAAMSLLAVIGANWGWRLLHDETVILPWGLLLSAGGLVLVGIAGWQGGRLVFEHGVGIIVDDGSEEEPQPELPRLT, from the coding sequence ATGGCCCTTCTCGATGAAGCCCAGAACCTCGGCGTCTCCTCGCGCATCGCACTGGCCGGGCATCCGGTTCACGCCATGCTCGTGACCTTTCCCATCGCGCTGATCGTCGCCACGCTGGGCGCGGACATCTTCTGGTTGCTGCTGGCCGATCCCTTCTTTGCACGGGTTGGCCTCTGGACCAGCGGCTGGGGGTTTTTCATGGGGATGCTTGCGGCGCTGGCCGGTACGGTCGAACTGTTGGCTGGCCCCGGCATTCGGCGGAATCCCGCCAGCTGGAGCCACGCGGTCGCTGCCATGTCGCTGCTTGCGGTGATCGGGGCGAACTGGGGCTGGCGGCTGCTTCATGACGAGACCGTGATCCTGCCGTGGGGGCTGCTGCTGTCGGCAGGGGGCCTCGTGCTGGTCGGGATCGCAGGCTGGCAGGGCGGTCGGCTGGTGTTCGAACATGGCGTCGGGATCATTGTCGATGATGGATCGGAGGAAGAGCCGCAGCCGGAGCTTCCGCGCCTGACATGA
- a CDS encoding CopD family protein: MLWLKFVHITGIAIWIAGLLYLAALLAGHAAVRDAQDFARVRMASRFAYMGVVSPAAFVAIAAGTALLFVSDALHPWMFAKLAAVTVLVIVHVQYAYVLTHLANEGAQAPTLRIRIMVAAIIAAAAAVLYLVLAKPVLVADALPRWLRQPGVMSGAEAPAAALPPIHHRQ, translated from the coding sequence ATGCTGTGGCTGAAATTCGTCCACATTACCGGGATCGCCATCTGGATCGCCGGGTTGCTCTATCTTGCCGCGCTGCTGGCGGGACACGCGGCGGTGCGCGACGCGCAGGATTTCGCCCGCGTCCGCATGGCGAGCCGCTTTGCCTATATGGGCGTGGTCTCGCCGGCCGCCTTTGTCGCGATCGCAGCGGGGACCGCGCTGTTGTTCGTCAGCGATGCACTGCACCCGTGGATGTTCGCCAAACTGGCTGCGGTGACCGTGCTGGTGATCGTGCATGTGCAATATGCCTATGTCCTCACCCACCTCGCCAACGAGGGCGCGCAGGCGCCGACACTGCGGATCAGGATCATGGTCGCCGCGATCATCGCTGCGGCGGCGGCGGTGCTTTATCTGGTGCTGGCGAAACCGGTGCTGGTTGCCGACGCGCTGCCGCGCTGGCTGCGCCAGCCGGGCGTCATGTCAGGCGCGGAAGCTCCGGCTGCGGCTCTTCCTCCGATCCATCATCGACAATGA
- a CDS encoding cytochrome c oxidase assembly protein — protein sequence MVLVALALSGWALWRQGAGVQLALGLLALAYVSPLCALSAGLLSARTVHHLVIVFGAAPLLAGALKIGRVPLVPALLCHLGVFWLWHLPAAYELALSNDAAYWAGQIALLASAVLLWRALGQDDQSPTTVFFVIAAMVMQMGMLGAVLTFAPGALYAPHYLTTARYGIGVLADQQMAGLLMWVGSLPLTVAAAWPPLARVARQARIELAG from the coding sequence ATGGTGCTGGTTGCCCTGGCCCTGTCCGGCTGGGCGCTTTGGCGGCAAGGCGCGGGCGTGCAGCTTGCGCTCGGCCTGCTGGCACTGGCCTATGTCTCGCCCCTGTGTGCACTGAGCGCGGGACTGTTGTCGGCGCGAACGGTGCATCATCTGGTGATCGTGTTCGGTGCTGCGCCGCTACTGGCGGGAGCGTTGAAGATCGGGCGGGTGCCGCTGGTGCCTGCGCTCCTATGCCATCTCGGCGTGTTCTGGTTGTGGCACCTGCCCGCCGCCTATGAACTCGCCCTGTCGAACGATGCCGCCTATTGGGCCGGTCAGATCGCGCTGCTCGCTTCCGCTGTTCTGCTGTGGCGAGCGCTGGGGCAGGACGATCAATCGCCGACGACCGTGTTCTTCGTGATCGCGGCGATGGTTATGCAGATGGGGATGCTGGGCGCGGTGCTGACTTTCGCGCCGGGCGCGCTCTATGCCCCGCATTACCTGACCACCGCGCGTTACGGGATCGGCGTGCTGGCCGATCAGCAGATGGCCGGTCTGTTGATGTGGGTCGGCAGCCTGCCCTTGACGGTTGCAGCGGCATGGCCCCCGCTCGCGCGGGTGGCGCGGCAGGCGCGCATCGAGCTTGCGGGCTAG